A single Aminobacterium mobile DSM 12262 DNA region contains:
- a CDS encoding NADH-quinone oxidoreductase subunit C, with translation MKIPHDYVQNSITTEEVVASLRKNFGDGVVVDVREHRAGKDQALSFSQLWLAIDRDKFLDLVETLFTFDFLHFHIISGNDDGDVITLNYHFTLFRSAGRGKRLGVTVSVSVPKNDLTMPSLYNQIPGVEYSEREMREMLGVDFDGLQNKALIFLPEDWDESIKPWRRDETGPQPEDIRELS, from the coding sequence TGTAGCCTCTCTTCGAAAAAACTTCGGCGACGGTGTGGTTGTAGATGTGCGGGAACATCGGGCAGGGAAAGATCAGGCCCTCTCTTTTTCGCAGTTATGGCTTGCCATTGATCGTGATAAGTTCCTTGATCTTGTTGAAACTCTTTTTACATTCGACTTCCTGCATTTCCATATCATCTCTGGCAACGATGATGGTGATGTCATCACTTTGAACTATCATTTCACTCTTTTCCGCAGTGCGGGCCGTGGAAAACGCCTCGGCGTAACAGTGAGCGTGTCTGTTCCTAAAAATGATCTCACCATGCCATCTTTATACAACCAAATTCCTGGAGTGGAATATAGCGAGCGGGAGATGCGAGAAATGCTCGGCGTTGATTTCGACGGTCTTCAGAATAAGGCCTTGATCTTTTTACCTGAAGATTGGGATGAATCTATTAAACCGTGGCGTCGAGATGAAACGGGACCACAGCCTGAAGATATTCGTGAGCTCTCGTAG
- a CDS encoding nickel-dependent hydrogenase large subunit produces the protein MAKEKVHTYKVPIGPVHVGLKEPITAWLDLDGEKIIDARVRPGAIHRGIEYMARDRNPIQVIYLAERICGICSFSHITAFLRAVEDAANIQVPPRAQYIRSLVLELERIHSHTLWAGVACYSIGFDSAFHLGMLLREKVMDVLECYTGNRVNYGVGTVGGVRWDITPDVVKVIKEMVAYYRNELGAFYDVVTEDPVAKARMRHVGVLTYEEAMRYCALGPTARASGVRCDLRWSAPYEAYADLDVVPIVPQDYFGEVHGDVFDRFLVRVLELYQSLDIIEKIIDGLPEGDIVFEKNLVKVLNILKAADGIGWSCIEAPRGDDTHVIRLKGGDEHVFWWKVRAPTYANAVSWPLMFRGNELADAPLIINSVDPCISCMERTLVTGCSHKAGQVYSKNQLLEMCRDKTRRLRMA, from the coding sequence ATGGCGAAGGAGAAAGTCCATACATATAAAGTACCTATCGGACCAGTGCATGTGGGATTAAAAGAACCGATCACGGCCTGGCTTGATCTTGATGGAGAAAAAATTATAGACGCCCGGGTTCGGCCGGGGGCCATTCATCGTGGCATTGAATATATGGCAAGAGACCGAAACCCCATTCAGGTAATATATCTCGCTGAGAGGATTTGTGGCATCTGTTCTTTCAGCCATATAACGGCTTTTCTTAGAGCGGTGGAAGACGCGGCGAACATACAAGTTCCTCCAAGAGCTCAATATATTCGCTCTCTTGTTCTTGAACTTGAAAGAATCCACTCCCACACATTATGGGCTGGAGTGGCCTGTTATTCCATAGGTTTCGACTCGGCCTTCCATTTAGGAATGCTTTTGAGAGAGAAGGTCATGGATGTTTTAGAGTGTTACACCGGAAATAGAGTGAACTATGGGGTAGGGACGGTAGGGGGGGTACGTTGGGACATAACGCCCGACGTGGTAAAAGTAATAAAGGAGATGGTGGCATACTACCGCAATGAACTTGGGGCTTTTTACGATGTAGTAACAGAAGACCCTGTGGCTAAGGCACGTATGAGACATGTGGGGGTTCTTACATACGAAGAAGCTATGCGCTACTGTGCGCTAGGCCCTACCGCTCGAGCCAGTGGTGTCAGATGTGACCTTCGTTGGTCTGCCCCCTACGAAGCATACGCAGATCTAGATGTGGTGCCTATCGTTCCTCAAGATTATTTTGGAGAAGTTCATGGAGATGTTTTTGATCGTTTCCTTGTTCGAGTGCTGGAGCTCTACCAATCTTTGGACATTATAGAAAAAATTATTGACGGACTCCCTGAGGGAGATATTGTTTTTGAGAAGAACTTAGTAAAAGTCCTCAATATTTTGAAAGCGGCGGATGGTATTGGCTGGAGTTGCATCGAAGCTCCTCGTGGTGATGATACCCACGTTATCCGCCTTAAAGGCGGAGATGAGCATGTTTTTTGGTGGAAAGTTCGAGCTCCTACCTACGCTAATGCCGTCTCATGGCCTCTCATGTTCCGAGGTAATGAATTAGCCGATGCTCCTCTCATTATCAATAGTGTCGATCCTTGTATTTCCTGCATGGAACGGACCCTTGTAACTGGTTGTAGTCATAAGGCGGGACAGGTCTACTCGAAAAATCAGCTTTTGGAAATGTGCAGAGATAAGACGAGGAGGCTGAGGATGGCATGA
- a CDS encoding respiratory chain complex I subunit 1 family protein: MIINFVMKLVAGMALMLLVSVVAILFDGADRVIHARMQRRWGPPLFQPFYDILKLLGKENIVPRRAVKWAFNGAPWFAVATMLLIFLYIPIGSLPPILGTEGDMILVIYLLSLSGVAMAVGGFASGNPIANVGAQREMILMMSYELPLAVVATTMAWVAYKHGVPGQPFSLETFIGVPMWGIVGKMGLLGLLCLLVALTLVVPGETGKGFMDIPEAKTEILEGLIIEYSGTNLALLKITFALRALALSAIIVSLFLPWSVGRLVNLSGPTLFIVDFLCFWVKVFVVQVLGVTFIRTAFGRLKIWQASRFYWINVAGLSLAGMVLVSIDVML, from the coding sequence ATGATTATCAACTTTGTTATGAAGCTTGTAGCAGGCATGGCTCTCATGTTGCTCGTTTCGGTGGTAGCCATTTTATTTGATGGAGCAGACCGAGTGATTCATGCTCGTATGCAACGTCGCTGGGGGCCGCCCCTCTTTCAGCCTTTTTACGATATTTTGAAGTTGCTGGGAAAAGAGAACATCGTTCCACGCAGAGCGGTGAAGTGGGCTTTTAACGGCGCACCGTGGTTTGCCGTGGCTACTATGTTACTGATATTTCTTTACATTCCTATAGGTTCGCTGCCTCCTATCCTGGGAACAGAAGGGGATATGATCCTCGTTATCTATCTTCTCAGTCTTTCGGGAGTTGCCATGGCCGTAGGCGGCTTCGCCAGTGGAAACCCTATAGCTAACGTAGGGGCTCAACGCGAAATGATCCTCATGATGAGCTACGAGCTTCCCTTGGCAGTAGTGGCGACAACCATGGCATGGGTTGCGTATAAACATGGGGTCCCTGGTCAGCCATTTAGCTTGGAAACGTTTATAGGAGTGCCCATGTGGGGAATTGTAGGGAAGATGGGCTTGCTGGGCCTCCTCTGTCTGCTTGTTGCCTTGACACTGGTTGTGCCTGGCGAAACAGGCAAGGGTTTCATGGACATTCCGGAAGCGAAAACTGAAATATTGGAAGGGCTTATTATTGAATATTCCGGAACGAATTTGGCATTGCTCAAAATAACCTTTGCTTTAAGAGCATTGGCATTGTCGGCTATTATTGTATCTCTGTTCTTGCCATGGTCTGTGGGGCGTCTTGTGAATCTCTCTGGTCCCACCCTTTTCATTGTGGATTTCCTGTGTTTCTGGGTAAAGGTTTTCGTTGTCCAGGTTTTGGGAGTCACCTTTATTCGCACAGCTTTCGGGCGGCTCAAAATATGGCAGGCTTCACGATTTTATTGGATAAATGTAGCGGGGTTGTCTTTGGCAGGAATGGTTCTTGTGTCCATTGACGTGATGCTTTAG
- a CDS encoding 4Fe-4S binding protein — MLNRMSLQLLRQWVDRIFTNPFPLSSMPDSLSETMKEVETGKVSIHPPIEPKGYFRGRLDYDKARCIGCRLCVRVCPANATEFLPDEKKIQIHTDRCCFCAQCTEICPVKCLSMSREFLISSYDRKEQIVVDSGSPQKEEKVEAEKRQADQREEAKQSKQQEQPEQPEEPSQSKQPELPESARQEQSMPPKQLEQSGQGQPERPEELLEEDPPTPSAKEELSPKGKKQDIRSGASFENKDSKKKRKRKNNNHNSNNNK, encoded by the coding sequence ATGTTGAACAGAATGTCTTTACAACTTTTGCGGCAATGGGTCGATCGTATTTTTACGAACCCCTTCCCCCTCTCGTCTATGCCAGATTCTCTTTCAGAAACTATGAAAGAAGTAGAGACGGGGAAGGTCTCCATCCATCCACCAATAGAGCCGAAAGGGTATTTTAGAGGTCGGCTGGACTACGATAAAGCTCGTTGTATCGGGTGCAGGCTTTGTGTGCGAGTATGCCCGGCAAATGCCACCGAGTTTTTACCAGACGAGAAAAAAATACAGATACATACTGACCGTTGTTGTTTTTGCGCTCAATGTACGGAAATTTGTCCGGTAAAATGTCTGTCTATGTCGAGGGAGTTCTTAATCTCTTCATACGATCGAAAAGAACAAATAGTAGTGGATTCCGGCTCGCCTCAGAAGGAAGAGAAGGTTGAGGCTGAAAAAAGGCAGGCAGATCAGCGGGAAGAAGCGAAGCAATCGAAGCAGCAGGAACAGCCAGAACAGCCAGAAGAACCATCTCAATCGAAGCAGCCAGAATTGCCAGAATCAGCCCGGCAGGAACAGTCTATGCCGCCAAAACAATTGGAGCAATCAGGGCAAGGCCAGCCGGAACGGCCTGAAGAATTACTGGAAGAAGATCCACCTACACCTTCTGCGAAGGAAGAACTTTCTCCGAAGGGCAAAAAACAGGATATTCGGTCTGGGGCTTCTTTTGAAAATAAGGACAGTAAGAAGAAAAGAAAAAGAAAGAATAACAATCATAATAGCAACAATAATAAATAA
- the gltX gene encoding glutamate--tRNA ligase has product MDKEVRVRFAPSPTGALHIGGGHTALFNWLWARHTGGKFILRIEDTDRERSTKEYEDTIMAGMKWLGLDWDEGPDIGGPCGPYRQSERLEIYNKYAQQLLDEGKAYTDGPAVIYKVPEGLTLTFNDIVYGHIEVRSETLKDIVMIKSDGMPTYNYAVVVDDYTMGINYVIRGEDHISNTPKQLLIYKALGWEEPQFAHLPMILGKDKKKLSKRHGATSVYEYRDMGYMPNSVFNFLALLGWSVGDDKEVFSRQEAIDAFDLSRVNKRAAVFDMDKLNFINQEHLKELDPMVRLEMVEPFWREAGLPVDSHDKKYLAEALELMGGRGRTTKELAEYSDYFVSFEPVKARYDGSDLTEEHKALLKVFYSDLLTLEPWTDEAMEEFARKWSEEKNVKMKILAMPLRWVLTGVKVSPGIFEVARHLGKDEVQRRLAHYDLVE; this is encoded by the coding sequence ATGGATAAAGAGGTTCGTGTCCGTTTTGCCCCCAGCCCTACTGGAGCACTCCATATAGGAGGGGGACATACGGCATTGTTTAACTGGCTCTGGGCCAGACATACAGGAGGAAAATTCATTCTCCGTATCGAAGATACTGACCGAGAACGTTCCACGAAAGAGTATGAAGATACTATTATGGCTGGAATGAAATGGCTCGGCCTCGATTGGGACGAAGGCCCAGATATTGGAGGGCCCTGTGGACCTTATCGGCAATCGGAACGCCTTGAAATATACAATAAATATGCCCAGCAACTTCTCGATGAAGGGAAAGCATACACTGATGGCCCGGCTGTTATCTATAAAGTCCCAGAGGGTTTAACTCTCACATTTAACGATATTGTATATGGTCATATTGAAGTGAGAAGTGAAACTCTAAAAGATATTGTCATGATAAAAAGTGACGGCATGCCCACCTATAACTACGCTGTTGTTGTTGACGACTATACTATGGGCATTAATTATGTCATTCGCGGAGAAGATCATATCTCTAACACTCCCAAGCAGCTTCTTATCTATAAGGCTCTTGGATGGGAAGAACCTCAGTTTGCACACCTCCCTATGATTTTGGGAAAAGACAAGAAAAAACTCTCTAAACGCCATGGCGCCACAAGTGTTTATGAGTACAGAGACATGGGATATATGCCTAACTCCGTCTTCAATTTTCTTGCTCTTCTCGGGTGGTCTGTAGGCGACGATAAAGAGGTTTTCTCTCGACAAGAAGCTATAGACGCCTTTGATCTCTCACGAGTGAACAAACGGGCCGCTGTTTTTGATATGGATAAGCTGAACTTTATTAATCAGGAACATCTTAAAGAGCTGGATCCCATGGTACGCCTCGAAATGGTGGAACCTTTCTGGCGAGAGGCTGGATTGCCAGTGGATAGCCATGACAAGAAATACCTCGCTGAAGCCCTGGAACTTATGGGGGGACGGGGCCGCACCACAAAAGAGCTTGCGGAGTATTCCGATTATTTTGTTTCCTTCGAGCCTGTAAAAGCTCGTTATGATGGAAGCGATCTTACGGAAGAGCATAAGGCACTTCTTAAAGTTTTTTATAGCGATCTTCTTACCTTAGAACCATGGACAGATGAAGCTATGGAAGAATTTGCCAGGAAATGGTCTGAAGAGAAAAACGTAAAGATGAAGATTTTGGCTATGCCCTTACGATGGGTTCTCACTGGCGTAAAGGTGAGCCCCGGCATTTTCGAGGTAGCCCGGCATCTTGGGAAAGACGAGGTCCAGCGACGCCTCGCTCACTACGATCTCGTAGAATAG